From the Helianthus annuus cultivar XRQ/B chromosome 17, HanXRQr2.0-SUNRISE, whole genome shotgun sequence genome, the window AATTCTACCTTCAATTTCCGTAAAATAACGTAACTATTTGTTCATTAACCGTCACAAATAACAATAATATCATCTCCGTAAACACATTAATTCATACCTAAACCAAATTCTACCTTCAATTTCCGTAAAATAACGGAACTATCAGTTCATCAACCTTTAACCGTCACAAATAACAATAATATCATCTCCGTAAACACTTTAATTCATACCTAAAACAAATTATACCTTCAATTTCCGTAAAATAACAAAAACTATCCGTTCATTAACCTGTAACCGTCACAAATAACAGTAATATCAATAATATCATCTCCGAAAACACTATAAAACTTCAACAAAGTTAAAAAACTGTAAACAGACGATAGAAATATAGAATATAGATCACGGAATAGTATTATTATAGAAAAGTATACATTTCACGTAGATACTTACAGTCAAACGATACGTATAAGTGTATAACCGTTCGTGTTGACGGTGAACCGCCGGTACGGTGTATCGCCGGCGATGAGagagagttttagagagagaaagttagagagagagagtgcgTGTGTAATCGCGTGGGGGTTAATATTGAAACGGGGAGGAGAGAGAAAGGATAAAGTTGACATTACTTAACTATGGTTAGTTAATGTTAACAGTTTAACCATGGTTTAAGTGTTGGGTTTAGGATGTGAAGTTACGTGATTGCCTTTTGGTTTGCTGGATTATTACGGATATGCCATTATTGTTGAAGTGAAATATCTAGTTTGTTGGATAGTTGTATATCCAAATATGGATTTATAGACATGTGCTCTAAATGTTCATTTAATGTGCCGTTAATTTTGTTCAAAGCCTTGTTAAAAAGGCTTATTCTATTCCCACCCCCCTAATTCCTGATTACACCCTCCCCTATTAAAAACATCACATCTATCAACcatttggttttgtttttagtctgttttatctttttgttgtcttttttttattcatttatttaattattagttatttagtatttgtttgtatttgtttattaattagttattattattattattattattattattattattattatttttatgatatagtatttattattagtttttattgttataatttatcaaattatatttatagctgtaacaaaagctatataaaaataAGTACTTTTTTACAAAATTATTATCATTTAATAATTTACATACCGAGGTTTAATCTATACTCCCCCCAAATGTAGCAGGTTGTGCTATCCAAGACTTATACATATTTTGACGTGATTCAAATATATTCTCCCAGCCAGCTGCATCATTTTCTCTCATTAATTTCCATAGGTTGTTTGTGCTGGCAATTGGATACTCTCCTTGCAATTCTACCATTATAAAATGGTTACCATTCACGTGTgcaattgtaattatttttttctGGGAACTCGTGAGGGCATCTCCAAAGCGAAAAACAAGTAGAACTGTTTCTTTTTTCTTGAGATAAAAAATGAACGATCACATTAAACTTGTTCGCAATCAAGAATCCTGCCTCTGGCATAATCATCCAGTGTTTTTCAGGTGCAAACCCCGATCCTGACCAAGCCAAGGACGTGAACACATCTTTGAATGAGCCTAAGAAAGCCTTAGTGTACTTATTTCTAAACTCGAGTAGCTCTTCCATCAGTGATCTCCGGATAAATAACCATTCATCTTCACCGTAGCCGAGAGCAGAAGCTGTCGCCCGAAACCCACAATTTCCATCACCTAACACGTTATGTATGCGTGTAACATACGCATGGAAGATTTTTGGAATTAGATGAATATAGTTGTGTATCACCTGTGATGCTTGATCTTGGTTCAACCCCATGAAGTCATAGCCTGGCGCACTTGTAGAGTTGGCGAAAGAACTTTGTCCGACAATATCTTGGTTCAACCCCATGAAATCATATCCCGATGTGTTTAAAAGGTTGGTAAAAAAACCTTGTCCATCTGTATCTTGTGTCATGAACGGACTTGGTTCACCAGGATCGTCCttgaatggttttttttttttccgtaAATATCTTGATTTATGAACGGACTTGTTTCACCAGGCACTTGATAGTTCACGTCTGGACTGATGTAACCAACATAATCATCAGTCTCTAGATACCCGAATGAACTATGTCTCCAAGGCTCTTGAGTGTAATCCTGCTCTTGATAGTTCGTAAATGAACTATGCATTGCAGGCTCTTGAGTGTAATCCTGCTCTTGATAGTTCGTAAATGAATTATGCCTTGGAGGTTCTTGATAGTTTTAAACAGTTTAATGCCCAAAGATATTTCTCCTCTGTTTCTTTACGCATAACTGCAAAAGCTATGGAGATTGTCTTGTTGGTAGAAGTTACACCAACAATTTCAAGAAAATGCAATTTATACTTGTTCGTATTGTATGTGACATCCATAAGCAACACATGTGGAAAATCAAGGAAGTACTTGTATGAGATTTTAGGAACAAAGAATAAGTCTTCCAACATGTTTGAAACTCTATTGGTAGAAATTTCAAAAGTATACCCTTTATCATTTAAATGAGACATTAGCACCTCCATCAAAGATTTCCCTTTATGACCCGTTGCTCGAATTTTATCACGTGCGTTATATATGTTTTTAATTGTAGAGACATTATTTTCATCACGCTCCTTGATAACACCTAAAATATCTTTTGGGAACACACCCTTCCCCGTCAACTCTGCCACCAATTGGTGTTCATTAGGTGTCAATCGTTTGAGGATTGGGTGTCCCTCCATATATTCTCCGGGTGGATGATTATGCTCACCAGGTTTTACTTTTAACGTCCAAGAACCATTCTTTTTTGAAAATTTCGCTACCATTTCAAACGGGCAATTTATCTTTCTAGTGCAGGTCTCTCTACTTGAATCTTTATCTGATTTATACACACCACCACGATCACACATAAGTACAACTTTAGACACGTAGCCATTTTTAGCTTTCGATCTTTTAGTCACAATAGCGAACCAAGACTACGTCCGGTGTTTCTAACCCATTCCATCAACTCTTCACGAGACTTGAACACCTAAAAGTGACCTAATATTAGTTACAAAATTTAGGTGAACAAGCTTGAGTagttacaaaatatatattatcCAAACAAACCCATTTAAACTAAAACAAGACCCTTAACCTAGCTAGATTATATAACTAAGTTGAAACTTGAAACATGGGAATTAAAAACTATACCTGATCTGTTGAAAATCCAGACATCTCTTTAACTTTTCTGAATGCTATGATGAAACATAAATAGATCACTCTTTGAACAAGTAAATTTATGCAGCTCTTTGAATAGCTTTCTCAAGTATATGAAGCGAATGCACTGAAGTTCCCAATTTTGGAGGAAACTGGTGATATTTTGGAGGAAATATCAACTATTTAATATCACCACATAGAACTTGCAGCAATAATAGCACGGCTCATATGAGCTTTTTGTGTTCATTATTATATCACCACGAGACAGTTGTACACCAATAATTTGAGCactaaaaaggtaaaaaaaaagtaaaaagaacTAATAATTTGAAACCACCACCACAAATATTTTatcaattttaataataataataataattcattactaatagtaaataataataataataataacaaaaatataaaaaagacaataaaataaaataaaaaagacaacaaaaagacaaaaaaaagactaaaaacaaaaaccaaatgatTGATGGATATGATGTTTTTATATGGGGGGTGTAATCAGGAATTAGGGGGGTGTGTATAGTATCACCCGTTAAAAATTATTTACGTAGTACTAGTTATTTTTTAAATCGTTTctaaaaagtatttttttttaatgagtaaattacgattttagccCTTAGGGTTTAGTCAATTTAACATTTTCAATTCAAAAGGAAACTTTTTAACATATGAAACCTTTAGGTTGCATTTTGTATCAGTTTTGGCCCATAACATTATTATGTTAAGTGTAAGGGTATTTGAGTACTTTTATGTCTTAGTGGTTTTTTATGTAAGATAGAACATTCACATTGGAGACTCTTTATTCATTAATTATATTTAATATAAAGTAAAAAATAGAGAAAACAACAAAAACACTGCTATATTAGAATCTCTATAATAATAGAGAAAGATTTATAGAAATCAAAGTACAAACGCTATATTTATAGGCTCATATAAACCTTCCATATTTTTATTACGAGTGTGTATGAaagagaaaaaaataataaaataagtgtttGTGAGTATGATAGAGATTGATAGTTGAATGTGATAggtttttgaaaaataaaaaataatatagaGGAAGTGGTTGTCTGTTTACCTTTTAATGGAACTCTTAATTGTTCAGACTTCTTACTTATTCAGCAATTAATGTTCTTactggttcagacctcttactagttcaacacttaatggttcagatctttTACTAGTTCAGCGCTTAACTATTCATAAGTTGTCAAACGGCCCTAAAAATTTTTTTTAGTTGAATTATATAGATGAAGATAGAACATCCAAtccaatgtgaatgctcttatactGTTTCTTTCAATGTTCAAAAAACTATTTATGTAACTACTCGCACTAACAAAAACCAAACCACAGTCCCATTCTTCATTCTCCATAAaatatgagttttttttttattttaattttttaacctTCATTCTCTATTGGATTTTTTTTATAGAGAATGAAAATAACAATATCCATAATAGGAACTCTAAGCCCCTACAAATCGATCAATTTAGGGAACTCCCTCTTTTAAAAATCCATAaccttaaccttaatcctataTCTTCATAAACCCTCATCGTGTACCATGTCTTTATAGAGGTGCAACTCTAACAAATAATGCATAATCTGCTCACCCCAAGTAATTTTGGGCCTACCTCTATTCCGCCTCCCCTCCATAGTCAAGGATTCCACTGTTCTAACTGACGTTGTCGACTGTCTCCTCTTCACATGTCTAAATCATCTCAATCCCCCCTCTTGTATTTTATCCGATATATTAGTTCTAGTtacaattttatattttttatccAATGTTCTATGTAGTTTCACTTAAAACTTATATTTATACAAAATATTTGAGAAAAATGCCCgtatagtccctatggtttgcccatttttcacctttagtccctaactttctaaaattacaactatagtccccaacttttgcaatttcgttcccggatagtccctggtgcggatgagggttagttttttcagttaagtgaatgtgaaatgacctaaatatccTTACTATTAATTTAATAACTATTATGTGGGAGCCACCACCCACCTCACCCCACCCAGTTCATCTTCCCCACTATTCACCCCACCACCATTTCCACCTTTcaccaccaccataccaccaaCATAACACCTCCACAACCTCAACCCCGCCAGAAATAAAAATGCCACTACTATACCACCACCCACTCTTCAACAAGCTCAATATTCACTCAACTTTTCCCCAATTTTTAAACCTAATTTGTCAATTGTATACTGCATCTTACCAGAAGCAACAACTCAAAATCAATTGACTGGGTTCATCTCCCCCACACTACTCGTACCAGTTAATCATGTTAGTGATCTTATCTTCTTCTGTTTCAACTTCAATAATTTGAAATTACATGCGAAAATTGACCATTCAatgaacttgaaacttgtttTAAGTTCATAAAAACTCAGACTTGAGCTCTTGTTTAGCTTATCTTTGTGTTGAATTGTAACCGGGCCTGCCCTTCTTTATTGAAAACACAAATTGGAGATAGATTCTGCTCACTATATAAATAACACAGATTATACCTCTACCACTACAACAACCATCGCAGCCGCTTCACGAGCCGTCTTATCCAGTTGAATCAAACTCCTGGTAGCCAAAATCGCTTGTGGAACCAAATCAAATGGATTTCAAAATTAAATGGATTATCTTCTCTATTCTTTCGCCCTTTCTGTCATGATTTTCTACATTCTCCACTCTCTCTGTGTtttttactctctctctctctggatATATGTATGCAGTGAAGATGAGGATGGGTGTTTGATGGTGGGGTGAGATTGGGGGTGGAGTTGAAGATAGGTGGAAGACAGTGGTGGGTTGTGGGTTGAAGATAggtttaataatattttttattagtGAGGGTATTACAGTCATTTCACACTTATTTAACTATGAAAACTAACCCTCATCCGCGTCAGGAACTATCCGGAAACAAAATTgaaaaagttagggactatagctgtaattttagaaagttagggactaaagatgaaaaatgagcaaaccacagagactatccaAACATTTTTTTCAGAATATTTGTTCAATTTGTATTCTACACGAGTAAGGGGATACGGAGTGGCAGCGGCAAAGCAGCGGCAAAGccgtttgccgcgcggcaaacaccgccgccaaccAACATCGAATGCGGCAAAACATCAACGGCGGTGAGGCATTACCGAAGCGAGAAGAAGAGAGAGAGGGtagtgagagagagagggggtattgtgggtggggtccattcctatctcaaccaatcacacctttttccttttttttttaaaaaatagtttaccacttcaccaagtgtctaaaccattgccaacatttttcaccaaagtttaaacacttttgccaaattgacatggcgcgctctgattggtcAGTTTTTTCTTTTGCCACTCTAAactgtttaaccactccttataccctaagTAAGCTATTTATAAATATTGAAAATATAGATTCTATTCTAAAACTCACCAAAAATACACATAGATGGTTTTCAACTAAAACTCACCAAAAAATACACATGGATGGTTTTCAAGTGAATTGAGATTACCCTTTAAATTAAAAGTATGTATGTTTTTCCTATAATCGATGTAATGGAAACAGAgtttataaataattaaattgACTTTAATTATGGAGCAAGTAGTGCAAGATCTGTCTTTTTATAATATTCTTAATTAGTTTATTAATAACAAGCTAATAACAATTTTTCCTTCTAATCTTGCCTTTT encodes:
- the LOC110925458 gene encoding protein FAR1-RELATED SEQUENCE 5-like yields the protein MCDRGGVYKSDKDSSRETCTRKINCPFEMVAKFSKKNGSWTLKVKPGEHNHPPGEYMEGHPILKRLTPNEHQLVAELTGKGVFPKDILGVIKERDENNVSTIKNIYNARDKIRATGHKGKSLMEVLMSHLNDKGYTFEISTNRVSNMLEDLFFVPKISYKYFLDFPHVLLMDVTYNTNKYKLHFLEIVGVTSTNKTISIAFAVMRKETEEKYLWALNCLKLSRTSKA